In Rodentibacter haemolyticus, the DNA window ATTTTAAGGGTAGTTTCGATATCTTTAAGTTCCGGTACGTTTGTAAGTTTCACCGGCTCAGTGGCTAAGATTGCGGCAAAAAGAATAGGGAGCGCCGCATTTTTAGCACCTGAAATCGTTACAGTACCGCTTAAACGCGACTGACCGCCATAGACACGAAATTTTTCCATAAGAGAAATCCTAATTTAACTGACTTGATGTAAAAGACGATCCCTTTTCCACTTTTCGGTGGTGTAGGTTTTGATGGTTAATGCGTGAATCTCACCGGTGCCGAAATAAGGCATAAGCGGAGCATAAACGGTTTGTTGCTGTTTTAATTTTGACAAGGCGGCAATTTCATCGCTCACGACTATCACACCGAAATGAGCATTCTCACCCTGAGCATAGACTTCATCAACATTTAAAGATTCTTTTAAAATTCGTTCGATTTCTTGCAGTTCCATTCGGATTTCCGTTTTAATGATGATCAATAAAAGCTGCGATCCAATCAGATAAATTGACTAAATCCGCAAGCGTTAATAATTGTTGAGGAGGGTTAACTAAGCGCACTTTTTTATTAGGTAGTCGTTGGCTGCTATGTAAAAAATCACAAAGTAAGGCAAAACCTGCAGAGTCAATTCTTTTGATGCCGCTTAAATCCCATTCGATAATCGGTTGATTTAACTTAGCCTCAGACAAAAAAGAAGCACGTTGTTGCCATAAGGGTAACAACGTGTTACGAGATAGCTCCCCACAAAATCGGAGCGCTATCTTATCATTATTTTGAATTAAATCCCAATTTAACATAGTCATGAGATTATTTTAAGGTGACAGGTTGGGCTGCCGACTTTTGAATTTGTGCGGTTAATGCCTCAATACCTTGCTGGCGTAAAATACCGCTCCATTCGTTTTGTTTGGTAACCACCATACTCACGCCCTCAGCCACCATATCATAGGCTTGCCATTCACCGGTTTTGCTATTTTTACGCCATTTGAAATCTAATTTAATCGGTGCAGCGCCGCCGGTTTGAATGATATTCACACGAATACTCACCAAATTCTTATCGCCCACATCTTTTGCCGGCTCAATTTGAATATTTTGGTTACTATACGCGGTTAAGACTTGCGCATAAGCCTGTTCAATAAAATCACCAAAGGCTTTGAAAAATTTTTCACGCTGTTCCGGTGTCGTTGATTTGAAATGTGAACCCAATACTAAAGATCCGGCATAATTCACTTGCACATAAGGTAGTAGATCATTACGAACAATAGTACGCAAATAATTTGGGTTTTGTTTAATTTTAGCCTGATTATTTTTAATGTCGACAAACAATTTATCCGATGCTTGCTGCATTAAAACATAAGGGCTGGTTTGCGCCGTAGCAGTACGCGTAACAAAAAGTGCGGCCATTACAAAAGTAAAAACGGCAAACCATTTTTTAAACCGAGTAATTTTCATCCTAAATCTCCTAAACGTAGCGTTGTTATTATTTTACTTCAGGCGTTGCATGTTCTGCATTTCCTTCAGATTTTTTATCGCCATAGAGGAATTGACCGATCAGGTCTTCCAACACCATAGCTGATTTTGTATCTTGAATCTGGCTTCCCTCTTTTAGCATTGCGGTTTCACCATCATCAAACCCCATACTTAATGCGATATATTGCTCGCCTAATAATCCCGAAGTTTTAATCGATAAAGAACTATTTTCCGGGATTTCGTTATATTCCTCGTTAATGGCGATATTGACCTTCGGTAAATAGGTTTTCTCATCTAACGAAATACCGCTTACCCGACCAATCACCACACCGC includes these proteins:
- the mlaD gene encoding outer membrane lipid asymmetry maintenance protein MlaD produces the protein MRQTMKYEFWVGLFLLLGIGALVFLGLRVANVQGFGENKSYTVTATFDNIGGLKVRAPLKVGGVVIGRVSGISLDEKTYLPKVNIAINEEYNEIPENSSLSIKTSGLLGEQYIALSMGFDDGETAMLKEGSQIQDTKSAMVLEDLIGQFLYGDKKSEGNAEHATPEVK
- a CDS encoding STAS domain-containing protein, coding for MLNWDLIQNNDKIALRFCGELSRNTLLPLWQQRASFLSEAKLNQPIIEWDLSGIKRIDSAGFALLCDFLHSSQRLPNKKVRLVNPPQQLLTLADLVNLSDWIAAFIDHH
- the mlaC gene encoding phospholipid-binding protein MlaC, yielding MKITRFKKWFAVFTFVMAALFVTRTATAQTSPYVLMQQASDKLFVDIKNNQAKIKQNPNYLRTIVRNDLLPYVQVNYAGSLVLGSHFKSTTPEQREKFFKAFGDFIEQAYAQVLTAYSNQNIQIEPAKDVGDKNLVSIRVNIIQTGGAAPIKLDFKWRKNSKTGEWQAYDMVAEGVSMVVTKQNEWSGILRQQGIEALTAQIQKSAAQPVTLK
- a CDS encoding BolA family protein: MELQEIERILKESLNVDEVYAQGENAHFGVIVVSDEIAALSKLKQQQTVYAPLMPYFGTGEIHALTIKTYTTEKWKRDRLLHQVS